The genomic window ATCTAGTTCTTCCTCACCGAACAGGCGGATTCGTATGGCCCGCCTTAAAGAGGAGGTGGTTACCCGGGGAAAAGACGCAGCACCACATCGTTTGTTCCATTCTTTCAACCGTGTCTGAAGGAACAACAAAGGAGACCTACCTATGGTTCGTGGACTACGAAGTTCTCCTGCGGGCTCTCTCTTGCTCCTCGTCCTGGCCTTGACACTGATCTTGTCTCTCACGAGTTCAGCCTACGCGAAAGACCCTCAGCTCATTCCGCGCCGGCTCAGCTCAGTGGGTGACAGCATCAGCGCAGGCATCGACGTGGATTATTACGGACAAAACGCCAACGCGAGCTGGGTCAACGGCTACTACGGCTTCTGGGAATGGCTCTTCGGATATACCAACGTAAAGAGCCACAACCAGAGAATCACGGCTAACTGGGGCAGCAGCGGCCGCGCGAACTACATGGATGCCGTTAGCGGCGCCGACAGCTTTGATATACCGCTCCAGACTTCGCAGGCTGTCAGCCAGAGCGCCTACTACGTGACCGTTTTCATGGGCCACAACGACGTTTGCCAGAACACTTTTGCGGAGATACCGTCTGATGCGGTGTTCGAGGCGAATTTCCGCCAGGGAATGAATAACCTGAAGAACGGGCTGCCAAACGGCGCAACCGTTTACGTTCTCGCAATTGTGGATATCCGGCGCCTGTATGACGTTGGACAGGACATGTACGCGCTCGGAATCGTCGACTGCGAAGTGCTC from Candidatus Abyssobacteria bacterium SURF_5 includes these protein-coding regions:
- a CDS encoding SGNH/GDSL hydrolase family protein, whose product is MVRGLRSSPAGSLLLLVLALTLILSLTSSAYAKDPQLIPRRLSSVGDSISAGIDVDYYGQNANASWVNGYYGFWEWLFGYTNVKSHNQRITANWGSSGRANYMDAVSGADSFDIPLQTSQAVSQSAYYVTVFMGHNDVCQNTFAEIPSDAVFEANFRQGMNNLKNGLPNGATVYVLAIVDIRRLYDVGQDMYALGIVDCEVLWATTLLGWFPCGTMLSPLNSEADRQYTRSRNIAFNNILQNVTAEFNANDPHHYYYFTNMPFIYPYTSGDVSTLDCFHPSGQGQKTLSRESWNVGPFAAYQRGS